GCCAACGCCGTCTACGCCCCGCCCGTCCCGAACTGGGCGCCGATCCGCCAGGACTCCGCCGACTCCATCAACGCGGTCTGGGCCGACTGCTCCGCGAACGTCAAGACGGCGATGGACCAGCTGAACACCAAGCTCACGCAGGAACTCCAGAGCCAGAAAGCGTCATGACCTCCACACTCACCCCGGCTCCCGGCCGCACGGCGACCCCCCATCGCCGCACCAAGCGGGTGCGGTGGCGGGGGCCGCTGATGGCCTGGCTGTTCCTGGCGCCCGCTCTCCTGCTGTTCCTGTACTTCAAGTTCATCCCGATGTTCGTGGGCCTGTGGAAGAGCTTCTTCAAGGTCCAGACGTTCCTCGGTGACGAGTGGCTCGGCCTCGAGAACTACAAGACGATCATCAGCGACGCTGACTTCGCCGCGGCCATCTGGCACAGCATCCTGCTGGCGCTGGGCACCACGATCGGCTCGCTCGTGCTGGGCCTCGGGTTCGCGCTGCTCATCGAGGGTCCCGCCCGCTATCTGTGGTTCGTACGGACTGCCGCCTTCCTGCCGGTCGTCACCACGATGGCGGCCGTGGCCGAGGTGTGGCGCATCATGTTCCACCCGGCCGACAGCGGGATGCTCAACACGATCATCGGCTGGGTCGGCGTCGATCCCCAGCCATGGCTGGCCAGCGAGCACTCCTCGCTCTGGTCGATCATGCTGATGAGCATCTGGCGCGGCACGCCGTACGACATGATGATCTTCCTGGCGGGGCTGGTCGGCGTCGACCGCACGCTCTACGAGGCGGCGGCCGTGGACGGCGCCTCCACCTGGCACCGGCTGCGGCACATCACGCTGCCCGCCCTGCGGCCGGTGTTCTGGATCCTGTTCACGCTGGCGGCCATCCGCGGGCTGCGGGTCTTCGTCGAGGTGTACGTCCTGACGAACGGCGGTCCGAACGGCTCGTCCGAGGTGCTGATGACGCTGATCTACAAGCTCGGGTTCCAGAAGAACGATCTGGGCGTGGCCTCGGCGGGCGGGATCGTGCTGTTCCTGGCCACGCTGGCACTCACCCTGATCGCTCAGATGCTGCGCAGGAGGCAGGCGAGATGAGGTTCGACAGCGCCCTGGGGCTGGAGTCGCGCAAGGGCCCCATGGCCGTTGCCGGAAAGGTCCTGATTTATGGCTTTATGGTGGTGGTTTTCACCGGGCCGCTGGTCGGACTGCTGGTGAGCGCGTTCAGCAAGACCCTGGACCCCACCTCCTTCTCCCTCTGGCCGGACGAGTTCACCCTGGAGAACTTCGTCCAGGCCAAGGAGAAGAACGTCTACCTCTATCTCCTGAACTCCTTCATCGTCGTGGGCTTCGGCCTGCTGCTGCAGATGCTCGTGAGCGTCTTCGCCGCGTACTCGCTGGCGCGCAAGAAGTTCCGCGGGATGACCTTCGTGCTGCTGCTCATGCTCACCACGATGATGCTGCCGGAGGAGATCATCGCGATCCCTCTCTCGCTCGTCCTGTCCGACATGCCGCTGCTGCACGTCAACCTCATCGGCACGTACGCGGGCATGATCCTGCCGGTCGGCGCCTGGGGCTTCTCCATCCTGGTCATGACCGAGTTCATGAAGGAGGTGCCGGTAGAGCTGGAGGAGGCGGCCCGCATCGACGGCGCGGGTGAGCTGCGCATCTTCGCCACCATCATCGTGCCGCTGTGCCGTCCGGCGCTCGGCGTGATCGGGGTCTTCGGCTTCACCATGATCTGGGACCAGTACCTGCTGCCCCTGATCGTCGCGCCGGAGTCGAGCATGTGGACGCTGCCCATCGCGCTGCGGTCGCTCCGCTCCGACGAGGAGGTGGGCATCGGCGTCCTGCTGGCGGCCTCGCTGCTGGCGCTGCTGCCGTCGATCATCGCGTTCCTGGCCTTCCAGCGGCAGTTCATGCGAGGTCTGACAAGCGGCGCCATCAAGGGTTAAGCGTCCATGTATCTGGACGCAATCCAATATTCTGGATCTCCGAAGCCGCAGTCGAGATGGGATGAGTATGGAGCCTCAGCTGGTCAAGTCCGCAGAGCGGACGGTACGCATCCTGGAGGCCCTGGCCGAGTCGCACAACCACCTGACGCTGTCGGAGCTCCAGCAGCGCACCGGCTTCCCGCGGAGCAGCCTGCACGCCCTCATGCGGACGCTGGTCGAGCTCAACTGGGTCGAGACCGACTCGGCGAGGTCGGCGTTCGGCATCGGGCCGCACGCCCTGCTGACCGGCACCGCGTACCTCGACAAGGACCCCGCGCTGCCCTTCGCGCAGGAGACCCTGGAGGACCTGCGGGCGGAGGTCGGGCAGACCGCCCACTTCGCCCGCCGGGACGGCGCGCACGTCCTCTACCTGGCCACCCGCGAGTCGCGTGAGGCCGACCACGTGATCCCCAGGGTGGGCCGGCGTCTGCCCGCCCACGTCACGGCGCTCGGGCAGGTGCTGCTCGCCCAGCTCACGGACGACGAGGTGGTGGCGCTGCTGCCCGAGCCGCTGGACGGGCTGACCGAGCACTCGATCACCGATCTGAACAAGCTGACCGGCGAGCTCGACCAGGTCCGCACCCGGGGCTGGGCGTACGAACGCGAGCAGGGCACGCCCGGCCTGGCCTGCGTGGCCGTCGCGGTCGACTACCGCATTCCGGCCACGGACGCGATCAGCTGCGCCATGCCCGCGAGGCTCGGACCCGCCGAGGTCGAGCAGGTCACCGAGGCAGTGATCAAACACACCCGCAAGCTGGCTGCCACTCTCCGCAGGGAGGGCATCCGCTAGAAAGGACTGTCGATGCGGCTGGATGGTGTTCTCTTCTTTCCGGTGACCCCCTTCGACGCCGATGGCGACCTCGCCGAACCCGCTCTGGCCCGGCATGTCGCCGAGGGGGTCGCCGCAGGGGCGGGAGGGGTGTTCACCGCGTGCGGCACCGGCGAGTTCAACGCCCTCGACCTCGACGAATACACCCGCGTGGTGGCCGTCTCCGTGGCCTCCGCCGCGGGCCGCCTCCCCGTCTTCTCCGGCGCCGGCGGCCCGCTGCCCGCCGCCAGGGCCATCGCTCGCGCCGCCGCCGCGCAGGGCGCCGACGGGCTGCTGCTGATGCCTCCCTACCTGGTCAGCGGCCCTCCCGCCGGCCTGGTGCGCTATGTGCGCGAGGTGGCCGCGTCCGTCGACCTGCCGGTCGTCATCTACCAGCGCGGCACCGCCCGCTTCTCCCCCTCCGCCGTCGCCGAGCTGGCCGAACTGCCCAACGTCGTCGGTTTCAAGGACGGGCTGGGCGACTTCGACCTGCTTCAGCGGATCATCCTGACCGTACGGCGCTCGACCCGGAAGGACTTCACCTTCTTCAACGGGCTGCCCACCGCCGAGCTGACCGTGCCGGCCTACCGAGGGCTCGGCGTGAGCCTGTACTCGAGCGCCGTGTTCGCGTTCGCGCCAGAGATCGCGCTGGCCTTCTACAAGGCGATCACGGGTGGGGACGAGGTGCTGACGCAACGGCTGTTGACCGAGTTCTACCTGCCGCTGGTGGAGCTGCGGGACCTCGTACCGGGGTACGCGGTCTCGCTGGTCAAGGCGGGGGTGCGGATGCGAGGGTTGGAGGTGGGAGGCGTACGGGCACCGCTGGTGGACCCGGCGCCCGAGCACCTGGAGTGCCTGGAACGGATCATTGCGAAAGGGCTGGAGATCGCCGGCGCCTGACCCTCGCCGTCCGCGACTGGGTCCGCCCCGGGAAACCCGACGGCTTTCGGGGCGAACCGGGTTCGCCCCGAAAGCCCAGCAGCCCCCGGGGCGAACCCGCTCACGCCTCCAGGCGGCCGTCCACCCTCCGCGGAATGGACAGCGGGTTGCCGTCCTTGAGCTCGTCGGGCAGCAGCGCCTGCGGCCAGTCCTGGTACGCCGTGGGCGCCAGCCACCGCTCGATCGCCGTGGCCCCGACAGACGTGGAGGTCGTGGTCGCGGCGGGCCAAGGACCACCGTGATGCATCGCCCAGCACACAGCCACTCCGGTCGGCCACCCGTTCCAGATGAGCCGGCCGGCCTTCCGCCCCAGAACCTCGGCGACCTCTCCGGCCTCGTCCGGGTCGGTGCCGTGGACGGTCGCGGTCAGCGACCCTTCCAGGCGCTCAAGCACCGGCCGCAAGTCAGAAATTTCCCGATACGTCACCACGATCGACGCCGGGCCGAAGCACTCCTCGGCGATACGCGGCAGCTTCTCCTCGAACGTGTCGACATCGGCGGTGAACACCTTGGGCGTGACCGCCCAGCTGCCCTCGCCCGGCTTGCCCTCGGCCAGCAGCCGCAGCTCGCCCAGCCGCTCGACGCCCCCGAGGTACCCGTCCCTGATCCGCTCGGCCAGCATGGGACCGCCAGTGGTGCCCTCGACCGCCTCGACGAGGGCGTCCCGCAGCTCGTCGCCCTCTGGCACGAACATGAGCCCCGGGTTGGTGCAGAACTGCCCGACGCCCAGCGTCAGCGACCCGGCGAACCCCGCGGCCACCTCCTTGGCCGGCGCGGACGGCAGCACGACGACGGGGTTGACGCTGCCCAGCTCACCGAAGAACGGGATCGGCACCTCGCGCTCGTCGATCAGCCGCTGGATGGCCTTGCCCCCGGCCACGGACCCGGTGAACCCGGCCGCGACCACACCGGGGTGCTGCACCAGGTCGGCCCCGGCCTGCATGCCCTGTACCAGACCCAGCAGGTCGGGATCGGGCAGCGCCTCGCGGACGATCTTCGCCACCCGCTCGGAGGTGTTCGGATGCCCAGGATGCGCCTTGACCACCACCGGACACCCCGCGGCCAGCGCGGACGCCGTGTCGCCTCCGGCCACCGAGAACGCGAACGGGAAGTTGCTGGCCGCGAAGACGGCGATCACACCCGGCAGCGGGTGCTTCATCCGCCGCACGTCGGGCCGGGGCGGCGCGAGGGAGGCATCGGCGTGATCGATGATGGCCTCGACATAACCGCCGTCCCTGAGGACCTGCGCGAAGAGCCGGAACTGCCCCGCCGTACGCGCGACCTCGCCGCGCAGCCGTACCTCGCCGAGCGCGGTCTCCTGGTCGGCGAGCTGCCACAGCTCGTCCACGTGCGCGGCGAGGGCGTCGGCGACGGCCTCGAGTGCGAGCGCCCGCTCAGCCGCCGGAGTCGCCCGCCAGGCCGTGCCGGCGGCGGCCGCGGCGGAAACGATCGTGTCGACCCCGGCGCTGTCGGTTTCGGACAGTGCGGCGCCAACGGTCTCGCCGGTCCTGGGGTCGTGTCCGTAGATCATCGAAAGGCCCTTCCGAGCTTGACACTTCTTCAGCTTGATTCTTACAGTTGCGGCAACTTGTCCACAAATCTGGCTATTGTTCACATATCTGGACGGCGGGCTAAATGATCATCAGGCAGATTGACGTCACTCCTGTCGCCTTCCGAGATCCGCCCCTTCTGAACGCCTCCGGAGTCCACGAGCCGTGGGCCCTCCGCACCATTGTCGAGGTCGTCACGGACGAAGGTCTGACCGGGCTGGGTGAGACCTATGGGGACCTCGAGCATCTCGGCAAGGTACGCGAGTGCGCGGAAGCCCTGATCGGCCTCGACGTCCACGCCACGAACACGATGTACGCCCGGATCAGCGCGATAGTCGGCGAAACGGTCGCCGACCTGCACGGATTGACGGGCGCCGCCACCAAGGAGAAGAGCGTCGACCGGGTCTTCTCCCCCTTCGAGGTGGCTTGCCTGGACATTCGCGGCAAGGCGGCCGGAGTGCCGGTGGCGGAGCTCTTGGGCGGCCGCGTCAGGGACGCGGTGCCGTACAGCGCGTACCTCTTCTACAAATGGGCGGGTCACCCGGGCGAGGAGCCCGACCGGTTCGGCGCGGCCCTGGACGAAGCAGGTGTTGTCGAACAAGCGGCCCTCCTCATCAAGGAATACGGCTTCCAGTCCATCAAGCTCAAAGGCGGCGTCTTCCCCCCGGACCAGGAAGTAGCCGCGACCCGCGCCCTCCACGAGGCCTTCCCTGGAGTCCCCCTCCGGTTGGACCCGAACGCCGCCTGGTCGGTCGAGACCTCGATCCGCGTGGGCCGGGAGCTGGAAGGGACCCTCCAGTACCTGGAGGACCCCACGCCCGGCATTCCCGGAATGGCGGAGGTAGCCGCCGCCGTGCCCATGCCTCTCGCCACGAACATGTGCGTCGTCACCCATGAACATCTCCCTCCGGCAATCGCTTCCCGCGCGATCGGCGTGCTCCTCCTCGATCACCACTACTGGGGCGGACTCGTACGTTCCGCCCAGGTCGCCGCCCTGTGCGCCACGTTCGGCCTGGCGCTGTCCATGCACTCCAACTCCCACCTCGGGATCAGCCTGGCCGCCATGACCCATCTGGCCGCCGCCACCCCCAACCTCACGTTCGCCTGCGACACGCACACGCCCTGGCAGGACGGACAGGACGTGGTCGCGCCCGGCGTCCTCCGCTTCGTGGACGGCGCCGTCCCCGTGCCCACCGGCCCCGGCCTCGGTGTCGAACTGGACCGCGACGCGCTGGCCGTCATGCACGAGCAGTACGAGAAGTGCGGGATCATCGCCCGCGACGACACGAGTTACATGCAACGCTTCGCACCCACCTTTTCCGCGAGGAGACCGCGCTGGTGAACGTGGCCTATGTCTATCCCTGGGACATCGTCGGCGACCCCTCCGCCCCCGACCGCCTTGCCGGCCTGGGCGTGGAGGCGGTAGCGCTGGCAGCGAGCTACCACTCCACGCGAGCCGCCACGCCCTACCACCCGTCCCACCGCGTGCTGGACGTCCCCTATC
This genomic interval from Nonomuraea helvata contains the following:
- a CDS encoding aldehyde dehydrogenase (NADP(+)), giving the protein MIYGHDPRTGETVGAALSETDSAGVDTIVSAAAAAGTAWRATPAAERALALEAVADALAAHVDELWQLADQETALGEVRLRGEVARTAGQFRLFAQVLRDGGYVEAIIDHADASLAPPRPDVRRMKHPLPGVIAVFAASNFPFAFSVAGGDTASALAAGCPVVVKAHPGHPNTSERVAKIVREALPDPDLLGLVQGMQAGADLVQHPGVVAAGFTGSVAGGKAIQRLIDEREVPIPFFGELGSVNPVVVLPSAPAKEVAAGFAGSLTLGVGQFCTNPGLMFVPEGDELRDALVEAVEGTTGGPMLAERIRDGYLGGVERLGELRLLAEGKPGEGSWAVTPKVFTADVDTFEEKLPRIAEECFGPASIVVTYREISDLRPVLERLEGSLTATVHGTDPDEAGEVAEVLGRKAGRLIWNGWPTGVAVCWAMHHGGPWPAATTTSTSVGATAIERWLAPTAYQDWPQALLPDELKDGNPLSIPRRVDGRLEA
- a CDS encoding 5-dehydro-4-deoxyglucarate dehydratase codes for the protein MRLDGVLFFPVTPFDADGDLAEPALARHVAEGVAAGAGGVFTACGTGEFNALDLDEYTRVVAVSVASAAGRLPVFSGAGGPLPAARAIARAAAAQGADGLLLMPPYLVSGPPAGLVRYVREVAASVDLPVVIYQRGTARFSPSAVAELAELPNVVGFKDGLGDFDLLQRIILTVRRSTRKDFTFFNGLPTAELTVPAYRGLGVSLYSSAVFAFAPEIALAFYKAITGGDEVLTQRLLTEFYLPLVELRDLVPGYAVSLVKAGVRMRGLEVGGVRAPLVDPAPEHLECLERIIAKGLEIAGA
- a CDS encoding sugar ABC transporter permease; translated protein: MTSTLTPAPGRTATPHRRTKRVRWRGPLMAWLFLAPALLLFLYFKFIPMFVGLWKSFFKVQTFLGDEWLGLENYKTIISDADFAAAIWHSILLALGTTIGSLVLGLGFALLIEGPARYLWFVRTAAFLPVVTTMAAVAEVWRIMFHPADSGMLNTIIGWVGVDPQPWLASEHSSLWSIMLMSIWRGTPYDMMIFLAGLVGVDRTLYEAAAVDGASTWHRLRHITLPALRPVFWILFTLAAIRGLRVFVEVYVLTNGGPNGSSEVLMTLIYKLGFQKNDLGVASAGGIVLFLATLALTLIAQMLRRRQAR
- a CDS encoding carbohydrate ABC transporter permease — encoded protein: MRFDSALGLESRKGPMAVAGKVLIYGFMVVVFTGPLVGLLVSAFSKTLDPTSFSLWPDEFTLENFVQAKEKNVYLYLLNSFIVVGFGLLLQMLVSVFAAYSLARKKFRGMTFVLLLMLTTMMLPEEIIAIPLSLVLSDMPLLHVNLIGTYAGMILPVGAWGFSILVMTEFMKEVPVELEEAARIDGAGELRIFATIIVPLCRPALGVIGVFGFTMIWDQYLLPLIVAPESSMWTLPIALRSLRSDEEVGIGVLLAASLLALLPSIIAFLAFQRQFMRGLTSGAIKG
- a CDS encoding glucarate dehydratase family protein encodes the protein MIIRQIDVTPVAFRDPPLLNASGVHEPWALRTIVEVVTDEGLTGLGETYGDLEHLGKVRECAEALIGLDVHATNTMYARISAIVGETVADLHGLTGAATKEKSVDRVFSPFEVACLDIRGKAAGVPVAELLGGRVRDAVPYSAYLFYKWAGHPGEEPDRFGAALDEAGVVEQAALLIKEYGFQSIKLKGGVFPPDQEVAATRALHEAFPGVPLRLDPNAAWSVETSIRVGRELEGTLQYLEDPTPGIPGMAEVAAAVPMPLATNMCVVTHEHLPPAIASRAIGVLLLDHHYWGGLVRSAQVAALCATFGLALSMHSNSHLGISLAAMTHLAAATPNLTFACDTHTPWQDGQDVVAPGVLRFVDGAVPVPTGPGLGVELDRDALAVMHEQYEKCGIIARDDTSYMQRFAPTFSARRPRW
- a CDS encoding IclR family transcriptional regulator; the encoded protein is MEPQLVKSAERTVRILEALAESHNHLTLSELQQRTGFPRSSLHALMRTLVELNWVETDSARSAFGIGPHALLTGTAYLDKDPALPFAQETLEDLRAEVGQTAHFARRDGAHVLYLATRESREADHVIPRVGRRLPAHVTALGQVLLAQLTDDEVVALLPEPLDGLTEHSITDLNKLTGELDQVRTRGWAYEREQGTPGLACVAVAVDYRIPATDAISCAMPARLGPAEVEQVTEAVIKHTRKLAATLRREGIR